One Defluviimonas sp. SAOS-178_SWC DNA window includes the following coding sequences:
- a CDS encoding TetR/AcrR family transcriptional regulator gives MAKRGYHHGNLRQALIDAALKLIEEQGPQGFTLSDAAKLAGVTPAAVYRHFAGRDDLIAEIARQGFEIFADLMDHAYNGGKPTALSAFEATGRAYLAFARKFPGHYMAMFESGISLNTNPDLARAADRARQVFTRAAEALSQHIPAAKRPPASMFSAHIWAMSHGVVELFTRGAPGARAPFPPEELLETGIGIYLRGLGLVPPDG, from the coding sequence ATGGCTAAACGCGGCTATCATCACGGCAACCTCCGCCAGGCGTTGATCGACGCGGCGCTGAAGCTGATCGAGGAGCAGGGCCCGCAAGGTTTCACGCTCTCGGACGCGGCGAAGCTCGCCGGCGTGACACCGGCGGCCGTCTATCGCCACTTCGCCGGCCGCGACGACCTCATCGCCGAGATCGCGCGCCAGGGGTTCGAGATCTTCGCCGATCTCATGGACCACGCCTATAACGGCGGCAAGCCCACCGCACTTTCGGCCTTCGAGGCGACGGGGCGCGCCTATCTCGCCTTCGCACGGAAATTCCCCGGCCATTACATGGCGATGTTCGAAAGCGGCATCTCGCTCAACACCAATCCCGACCTCGCCCGCGCCGCCGACCGGGCCCGGCAGGTCTTTACGCGCGCGGCCGAGGCGCTGTCGCAGCATATTCCGGCAGCAAAGCGCCCGCCCGCCTCGATGTTCTCTGCCCATATCTGGGCGATGAGCCACGGCGTGGTGGAGCTTTTCACCCGTGGCGCGCCAGGTGCCCGGGCCCCCTTTCCGCCCGAGGAACTTCTGGAGACGGGCATCGGGATCTACCTCCGCGGTCTCGGCCTTGTGCCGCCCGACGGCTAG